The following are from one region of the Poecilia reticulata strain Guanapo linkage group LG7, Guppy_female_1.0+MT, whole genome shotgun sequence genome:
- the srm gene encoding spermidine synthase has product MDRIKDGWFTESCAMWPGQAMSLQVEEVLYHKESKFQDVMVFKSKTYGNVLVLDGVIQCTERDEFAYQEMIANLPLCSHPGPKKVLIIGGGDGGVLREVVKHPLVESAVLCEIDEDVIEVSKKYLPGMAKGFFSPKITLHVGDGFEFMKKNQDAFDIIITDSSDPVGPAESLFKESYYQLMKAALRSGGILCSQGECQWLHLQLIKEMQTFCKTLFPVVDYAYSTIPTYPSGQIGFMLCSKNPETNFREPVKALTKDEMESMNLKYYNPDIHKASFILPEFARKVLGEA; this is encoded by the exons ATGGACCGCATTAAGGACGGGTGGTTCACAGAGTCCTGCGCGATGTGGCCCGGGCAGGCGATGAGCCTGCAGGTGGAGGAGGTTCTCTACCACAAAGAGTCCAAATTTCAAGATGTTATGGTTTTCAAGAG TAAAACCTATGGAAATGTGTTGGTTCTGGACGGGGTGATCCAGTGCACGGAGAGGGATGAGTTCGCCTATCAAGAAATGATTGCCAACCTTCCCCTGTGCAGCCACCCGGGCCCCAAAAAG GTGCTGATCATCGGCGGCGGAGACGGTGGAGTGTTGAGGGAAGTGGTGAAGCACCCGCTGGTGGAGTCCGCAGTTCTCTGCGAGATAGATGAG GATGTCATAGAGGTATCAAAAAAGTACCTCCCAGGAATGGCTAAAGGGTTTTTCAGTCCCAAGATCACCCTCCATGTAGGCGATGGCTTCGAATTCATGAAGAAAAACCAGGATGCCTTTGACATCATTATAACCGACTCCTCGGATCCAGTTG GACCTGCAGAGAGTCTGTTCAAGGAGTCCTACTATCAGCTAATGAAAGCAGCTTTGAGAAGCGGCGGCATTCTTTGCTCCCAGG GAGAGTGTCAATGGCTCCATTTGCAGCTGATAAAGGAGATGCAAACCTTCTGCAAGACGCTTTTCCCCGTGGTGGACTACGCCTACAGCACAATCCCAACTTATCCAAGCGGCCAAATTGGATTTATGCTCTGCAGTAAAAATCCT GAGACAAACTTCCGGGAACCAGTGAAAGCTCTCACTAAAGACGAAATGGAAAGTATGAACCTTAAATATTACAACCCGGATATTCACAAAGCATCCTTCATCCTCCCCGAGTTTGCCAGAAAG GTACTCGGTGAAGCATAA